One stretch of Corvus hawaiiensis isolate bCorHaw1 chromosome 1, bCorHaw1.pri.cur, whole genome shotgun sequence DNA includes these proteins:
- the RPRD1A gene encoding regulation of nuclear pre-mRNA domain-containing protein 1A isoform X2, whose product MSAFSEAALERKLSELSNSQQSVQTLSLWLIHHRKHSALIVSVWERELRKAKPNRKLTFLYLANDVIQNSKRKGPEFTKDFAPVIVEAFKHVSSESDESCKKHLGRVLSIWEERSVYENDVLEQLRQALYGDRKVRKRTYDQIKVDENNCSPRSSPTDPPQTTDLIRALQELENAASGDAAVHQRIASLPIEVQDVSLLDRITDKESGEQLSKMVDDACMLLADYNGRLAAEIDDRKQLTRMLSDFLRCQKEFLAEKEHKLEVVDMDLSSNDVSIH is encoded by the exons ATGTCGGCATTCTCGGAGGCGGCGCTGGAGCGGAAGCTGTCGGAGCTGAGCAACTCGCAGCAGAGCGTGCAGACCCTGAGCCTGTGGCTCATCCACCACCGCAAGCACTCGGCGCTCATCGTCAGCGTGTGGGAGCGGGAGCTGCGCAAAG caAAACCAAATAGGAAGCTGACGTTCCTGTACTTGGCCAATGATGTCATACagaacagcaaaaggaaaggacCAGAATTTACAAAAGACTTTGCTCCAGTAATAGTGGAGGCTTTCAAGCATGTTTCAAG TGAGTCTGATGAGAGTTGTAAGAAACACCTTGGTCGAGTGCTATCTATCTGGGAAGAAAGGTCTGTTTATGAAAATGATGTATTAGAACAACTTAGGCAAGCTTTGT atGGAGACAGAAAGGTGAGGAAGCGCACATATGACCAGATAAAAGTTGATGAAAATAACTGTTCACCTCGAAGTTCTCCCACTGATCCTCCTCAG ACCACAGATCTCATTAGAGCATTACAAGAACTAGAAAACGCTGCCTCTGGGGATGCAGCAGTTCACCAGAGAATAGCTTCCTTGCCTATAGAGGTCCAGGATGTGTCCCTGTTAGACAGAATAACAG ATAAGGAATCTGGAGAGCAACTTTCCAAAATGGTAGATGATGCATGTATGTTACTGGCGGATTACAATGGCAGGTTGGCAGCTGAAATAGATGATAGAAAACAGCTAACTCGAATGTTATCAGACTTTCTCCGATGTCAAAAAGAGTTCCTTGCAGAGAAAGAACATAAGCTGGAA GTGGTGGACATGGACCTATCTTCTAATGATGTCAGCATCCATTAG